One window of Nostoc sp. C052 genomic DNA carries:
- a CDS encoding VOC family protein, producing MTHEQQTAIEGIYEVCIGIPEPISAIQYWEQFGYRIGEVGELTADVAHQLYGVNSSLRSIRLYHQNADHGLIRLMVWQNPTHEGLGTASMKIKGNRWATSLTTDVLSILNHIEDAKAAGFPIRYSNPYWEVIYNKERKSRPFIEPAVGVREMLLLQPLARQVLFQRFGYTLPHYGQVNQNAALKTSQFTHMGIIVQDDSKETLKFYEEVLGLLRVRDDVETSYESSPAGKDIFDLNPGEKFIVTTFDDPRSSQSDLMATRSGRLYVIRFPESIDLESRFEAAQPGSLGMSLYTYRVKGIQEYCDRIKASTAQKVTDIISNEFGETSFSFVSPDGYFWTLVEGK from the coding sequence ATGACTCACGAACAACAAACCGCTATTGAAGGTATCTATGAAGTCTGCATCGGCATCCCAGAGCCAATTTCTGCAATTCAGTATTGGGAGCAATTTGGCTATCGCATTGGTGAAGTGGGTGAATTAACCGCAGATGTAGCCCATCAATTATATGGAGTGAATTCGTCTTTACGCTCAATTCGCCTATACCACCAAAATGCAGATCATGGTTTGATTCGGCTGATGGTTTGGCAAAATCCCACCCATGAAGGTTTGGGAACAGCGTCAATGAAAATTAAAGGAAATCGTTGGGCAACAAGCTTAACTACGGATGTTTTAAGTATCTTAAATCATATAGAAGATGCAAAGGCAGCAGGTTTCCCTATTAGGTACTCTAACCCTTATTGGGAAGTCATCTACAACAAAGAGAGGAAAAGTCGTCCTTTTATTGAGCCAGCAGTTGGTGTGCGAGAAATGTTGCTGCTGCAACCCTTAGCTAGACAAGTTTTGTTTCAACGGTTTGGCTATACACTACCGCATTACGGACAAGTTAACCAGAATGCGGCACTCAAGACTAGTCAGTTTACCCACATGGGGATTATTGTTCAAGATGATAGCAAAGAAACCCTGAAGTTTTATGAAGAAGTTTTGGGTTTGCTGCGTGTGCGGGATGATGTCGAAACTAGCTATGAATCTTCGCCAGCCGGTAAAGATATTTTTGACCTTAATCCTGGTGAAAAGTTTATTGTCACTACCTTTGACGATCCTCGTTCTTCTCAGTCTGACCTCATGGCGACACGTAGCGGTAGACTTTATGTGATTCGATTTCCAGAATCCATTGATTTAGAATCGCGCTTTGAGGCAGCCCAACCGGGTAGTTTAGGTATGTCTTTATATACCTATCGGGTTAAGGGAATACAGGAATATTGCGATCGCATCAAGGCAAGTACTGCCCAAAAAGTTACAGACATCATTAGTAATGAATTTGGCGAGACGAGTTTCTCTTTTGTCTCACCAGATGGTTATTTCTGGACTTTGGTAGAAGGTAAATAA
- a CDS encoding DUF3859 domain-containing protein has translation MAQRLTQEQLSQIVTEVQGLQLRRDAELDQQQVREILQELNLPPELLDEALIQLNRRQTLEVQQRRDRWITFGVVAVVVVVIASTIFFMQQQNSALSRVSAQQDRITLGQNSSENLKTISRQTNREVLYRVTLKDAPLGKKLSLSCNWTDPSGQIVKQNNYQTREINTSVWDTQCRYTINSAANVGNWKVQMFLEGRQISDETFEVK, from the coding sequence ATGGCGCAGCGATTGACTCAAGAGCAATTATCACAAATAGTCACAGAAGTACAAGGGCTGCAATTGCGTCGGGATGCAGAATTAGACCAACAACAGGTGAGAGAAATTTTACAAGAGTTGAATTTACCGCCAGAGTTACTAGATGAAGCGCTGATTCAGTTAAATCGCCGCCAAACACTGGAGGTACAGCAACGTCGGGATCGATGGATTACTTTTGGAGTAGTGGCAGTTGTAGTGGTCGTCATTGCATCTACAATATTTTTTATGCAGCAGCAAAATTCTGCACTTTCTCGTGTTTCTGCTCAACAAGACCGCATCACTTTGGGACAAAATAGTAGCGAGAACTTAAAGACAATTTCCCGCCAAACTAATCGAGAAGTGTTGTATCGTGTCACATTAAAGGATGCACCTTTGGGTAAAAAGCTGTCTCTATCTTGTAATTGGACTGACCCAAGTGGTCAAATTGTCAAGCAAAACAACTATCAAACCCGCGAGATTAATACATCTGTTTGGGATACGCAGTGTCGCTACACTATTAACTCGGCTGCAAATGTTGGTAATTGGAAAGTGCAGATGTTCCTAGAAGGTCGACAAATTAGCGATGAAACTTTTGAAGTTAAATAA
- the fni gene encoding type 2 isopentenyl-diphosphate Delta-isomerase yields the protein MNAPTNISAQTQNRKADHIRICLEEDVQSHQITNGLERYRFTHSCLPELNHSDIDISTTFLGKHLGAPLLISSMTGGTEQAAIINQRLAQVAQHYKIAMGVGSQRVAVEKPQVADTFAVRKYAPDVLLFANLGAVQLNYKYGLDECLRVVDILEADALILHINPLQECIQPQGDTNFRGLLDKISKLCSKLPVPVIAKEVGNGISAAIAQKLIAAGVAAIDVAGAGGTSWAKVESERAESPLQRRLGMTFADWGLPTAECITTIRAMSTTGYAYAPDVPLIASGGLRHGLDVATAIALGADIAGLAMPFLQAAATSETAVAELAEVLIAEITTVLFCTGNTTLYQLKHSGSLQRIE from the coding sequence GTGAACGCCCCTACCAACATCTCTGCACAAACTCAGAATCGCAAAGCCGATCACATTCGGATCTGTTTAGAGGAAGATGTTCAGTCTCACCAAATTACCAATGGACTGGAACGTTATCGCTTTACCCATTCTTGCTTACCCGAACTCAATCACAGCGATATTGATATCAGTACAACTTTCCTGGGGAAACATCTTGGCGCACCCTTGTTAATTTCTTCCATGACTGGTGGAACAGAACAAGCCGCAATCATTAACCAACGTTTGGCGCAAGTCGCGCAACACTACAAAATTGCAATGGGTGTTGGTTCCCAGCGAGTCGCGGTAGAAAAACCCCAGGTGGCTGATACTTTTGCTGTCCGCAAGTATGCGCCCGATGTTCTATTATTTGCGAACTTGGGGGCTGTGCAACTTAACTACAAGTACGGCTTAGATGAATGTTTGCGGGTAGTTGACATTCTAGAGGCTGATGCCCTGATTTTACACATTAACCCTCTACAAGAATGCATTCAACCCCAAGGTGATACTAATTTTCGGGGTTTGCTTGACAAGATTTCTAAATTATGCAGCAAGCTACCAGTACCAGTGATTGCAAAAGAAGTTGGTAACGGCATTTCCGCAGCGATCGCACAGAAACTAATTGCCGCCGGAGTAGCAGCCATTGATGTCGCTGGTGCGGGGGGTACTTCTTGGGCAAAAGTAGAAAGCGAACGGGCAGAAAGTCCCTTACAACGTCGTTTAGGGATGACATTTGCCGATTGGGGTTTACCGACGGCAGAATGCATTACAACTATTAGAGCGATGTCTACGACGGGCTACGCCTACGCTCCAGATGTGCCTTTAATTGCTTCAGGAGGTTTGCGGCATGGATTGGATGTCGCTACAGCGATCGCTTTGGGAGCCGATATCGCTGGTTTAGCAATGCCTTTTCTGCAAGCAGCAGCAACATCAGAGACAGCAGTAGCCGAACTTGCTGAAGTATTAATCGCCGAAATTACCACAGTCTTATTTTGTACTGGCAACACTACCTTGTATCAGTTAAAGCACTCTGGTAGTTTACAGCGCATAGAATAA